One Gelria sp. Kuro-4 DNA segment encodes these proteins:
- the serS gene encoding serine--tRNA ligase, whose translation MLDAKFVRANPEVVREALRKRHVSADLDDFLRLDEERRRLLGEVEQLKARRNSESEEIARRKKAGEPAEELIAEMRAVSEKIKELDDRVKAVEEELNRTLLYIPNIPDESVPEGESDADNPVVRTWGEPRKFTFEPKAHWDIGTDLDILDFDRARKITGARFSVYKGLGARLERACINFMLDLHLKQGYTEIFPPFMVNGDSMVGTGQLPKFKEDMFKLEGLDYYLIPTAEVPVTNLHREEILAGEKLPIYYVAYSGCFRAEAGAAGRDTRGLIRQHQFNKVELVKFTTPETSWDELEKLTRDAEEVLQLLELPYRVVTLCTGDLGFSSAKTYDIEVWLPSYGSYKEISSCSNFRDYQARRAGIRYRPAPKAKVEYVHTLNGSGLAVGRTVAAILENYQQEDGSVVVPQVLRPYMGGSEVIK comes from the coding sequence GTGTTAGATGCCAAGTTTGTACGAGCCAATCCGGAGGTGGTGCGGGAGGCGCTGCGTAAGCGCCATGTGAGCGCCGACCTGGATGACTTCTTGAGGCTCGACGAAGAGCGGCGGCGGCTCCTCGGCGAGGTGGAGCAGCTCAAGGCGCGCCGCAACAGCGAGTCCGAGGAGATCGCCCGGCGCAAGAAGGCGGGCGAGCCGGCGGAGGAGCTTATCGCCGAGATGCGCGCTGTGTCCGAAAAGATCAAGGAGCTCGATGACCGCGTGAAGGCGGTGGAGGAGGAGCTGAACCGCACGCTCCTTTACATCCCGAACATTCCCGACGAGAGCGTCCCGGAAGGGGAGTCCGACGCGGACAACCCGGTGGTGCGCACCTGGGGCGAACCCCGTAAGTTTACCTTTGAACCCAAGGCCCACTGGGATATCGGCACCGACCTCGACATCCTGGATTTTGACCGGGCGCGCAAGATCACCGGCGCGCGGTTCAGCGTGTACAAAGGGCTGGGCGCCCGGCTGGAGCGCGCCTGCATCAACTTTATGCTGGACCTGCACCTGAAGCAGGGTTACACCGAGATCTTCCCACCTTTCATGGTGAACGGCGACAGCATGGTGGGTACCGGGCAGCTGCCCAAATTCAAAGAGGACATGTTTAAACTCGAGGGGCTGGACTACTACCTCATCCCCACGGCGGAGGTGCCGGTGACCAACCTGCACCGGGAAGAGATCCTGGCCGGAGAGAAGCTGCCCATCTACTACGTCGCCTACAGCGGCTGCTTCCGGGCCGAGGCCGGGGCGGCGGGGCGCGACACCCGCGGGCTCATCCGCCAGCACCAGTTCAACAAGGTGGAGCTGGTGAAGTTCACCACGCCCGAGACCTCCTGGGACGAGCTGGAGAAGCTCACCCGCGACGCAGAAGAGGTGCTGCAGCTTCTGGAGCTACCCTACCGCGTGGTCACCCTGTGTACGGGCGACCTGGGCTTCAGCTCGGCCAAGACGTACGACATCGAGGTGTGGCTGCCCAGCTACGGGAGCTACAAAGAAATTTCTTCCTGCAGCAACTTCCGCGACTACCAGGCCCGCCGGGCGGGCATCCGCTACCGTCCCGCACCCAAGGCCAAAGTGGAGTACGTTCACACCCTGAACGGCTCAGGCCTGGCCGTGGGCCGTACGGTGGCGGCCATCCTGGAAAACTACCAGCAGGAAGACGGTTCGGTGGTGGTGCCGCAGGTCCTGCGGCCCTACATGGGCGGGAGCGAGGTCATCAAATAA